A segment of the Aridibaculum aurantiacum genome:
TCCTATCTTTTTGCAAGTAGACACTGCAAGGGCTTGTACCGCTGCTGCAGCAGGTGAATTTTTAATCATCAAATCAACTATTGCTTTTTAAGCCTGTCCAACTTTTACTACTTCCGGTTTTCTAGTAGCTTGTTGCTGGTAAACTTTATGTCATGCCGACGAAGGAGGCATCCCCTGGTTTCTTGTTTGGTGTCTGTAGTTTTTTGAAGGGGAGATCCCTCGAACCTCGGGATGACAAAGCAGTTTTGTCTGCTATCGAGGTAGCAATTATTCTGCTGTCATGCTAGTATGATTTTGGTGCAATGAACCTAAAGAATGCCTGTTAATGAATGAACCAGCCAGGCCTGTTGTTTCACTTAGCATCAGAAAGTTGGACAAGAAATCATTACCTGCAGTGCACTTACATCGTAAACAAAATCATCACTATACATTGAATTCTTTATCTCAAACTATCGCCGTTCTGTCTGCTATGATCTCACCCGTGGTGCTTATCATGGCAAGTGGTTCGCTCATACTTACCACCTCGCAGCGGCTTAGTCGTTCTATAGAAAGAACCCGCACATTAAGTGATCAAATGCGGGATATGATAAAAGAAAGCACAGTACAAATAAAGCCGGAAGGTGAATTAGCAGCATTGTTTGCGCAGTTGAAAATGGCAACCCGCAGGGCCCGCTTGTTACAAATGGCCATGACCATTCTTTATCTTACCCTGTTCTTCTTTATTGCAACCTGCATTAGTATAGGTGTAGTTATTCTTACCCAAACAAGTTACACGTGGTTGCCTTTCCTGCTGGGTATAGTTGGCGTGGCATTGCTATTCCTTGCTAGCATGATATTAATAAAAGAATCACGGTTGGCTATATCAGCAGTCGATATGGAAATGGATCAAACGCTTCAATTTTTCAGAACAATGCTGCCCGACCTGGATAAAGAAGAGAAACTGAAATGGTGGCGGAAACTGGTGCCGTTTTATAGAGAAAGAAAAGAAGTAAGGCAGAACGAAATGTAAATAACGAGGACGCTTTAGTAAAGGAATAGAAAATCATAAGTGTTCCTAGATAAATCTTTAAAGCAACAAACATGGCAATTATAGGATATCATGCTTCGCACGAACAGTTTGCACCTTCTGAACTTCTGCGTTTAGCAGTTATGGCTGAGCAGGCTGGTTTCGGTGCTATTAATTCATCCGATCACTTTCATCCGTGGAGCGAAAGGCAGGGACATAGTGGCTATTCATTTTCCTGGTTAGGAGCTTCTATGGCCTCTACTTCTTTGCCGCATGGTGTAGTATGTGCACCGGGGCAGCGTAATCATGTAGCCATTGTAGCACAGGCTGCTGCTACCTTATCCGAAATGTTTCCTGAGCGGTTCTGGATGTCTGTAGGAAGTGGTGAAGCTTTAAATGAAAACATTACCGGTGATAAGTGGATCATGAAAGCGCAGCGAAATGAGCGACTAAAAGAATGCGTAGATATCATGCGCCGATTATTTGCCGGCGAAATGGTAACTCATTATGGGTTGGTAACTGTACAGCAGGCAAAGCTTTATTCATTACCTAAAGTGCCGCCGCTGCTTATAGGTGCTGCTGTAACTGATGTAACAGCCAGGTGGCTTGGTTCGTGGGCGGATGGACTTATCACAATCAATCATCCGCTGGAGCAATTGAAAAAAGTAGTAGAAGCTTTTCGTGAAGGTGGCGGAAAAGGAAAGCCGCTATACCTGAAGGCGCAGCTATCCTATGCCAGGAATGAAGAGCGGGCACTGGAAGAGGCGTATGATCAGTGGCGTACAAATGTTCTTTCGAGCGAAGTGCTGGACGACCTGTGGCAGGTAAAGCAATATGATGCTTTGGGTGAAATGGTAACACGCGAAAAGGTGAAAGAGCTAGTCAAAATATCATCCGATCCACAGCAGCACATCAAGTGGATTCAAGAATATGTTGACCTGGGATTTGAAAAGATCATTCTGCACAACGTAGGCAAAAACCAGGAGGAGTTCATCAAAGATTTTGGTGAACACGTACTGCCAAAATTTAAATAGATAACAATTCATCTTTAGAAGTAGTAGCCTGCTCACATACTTGCAGGCTGCTACTTCTTCTTGTTTATCGTGTGCAGATTTTCCCTCTTAAGGCCATATAAAGTAGCCTCCACATCTTTGGTTTTTTCGCAGGCAAAGTAGATCATATTATCCCTTGTGTAGGCAATGCTTTCTACCTGCCAGTCAATCTTCTTATCTGCAAGTTCTATCCGTTCTTTTTCGCCGCTAAAGAAAGTGTCTCCGCTAAAGTTTTTCAGTATCAGAATAAAAGGAAATGTATGTCCGCTGTGGTAGCCTGTTAGGGCTAGCTCGTTACCAGCTGAATTGATACTTGCTCCGGTTATCATTCCGTCAGTAGAATATACACCTAGTGAAATAGCCACATGCTGCCCCGGTTCTTTAGATAGTTTAAAAACTTCTGTGTCTTTGTCTGTGCGTCGTTTAGTAAACAGGTACAGCGCCCCATTATGATGAATGACCGCTTCACAATCATGTTCATTGTGTTTCTTTTTTTCCACCTCTGTATGTCCCTGGAAAGAAAAAGAAATGAGTTCTGCAGTTACTTCTGTTTTCTTTTTATCACCAATAGAAGTAAGGGCTATTCTATAAATTTTCCGTACATCACGCTGCCCATCATTATCACCTACATCTGCTACATATAGGTATTCATTATCGGAAGTGATTGCCTCCACATCTTCAAACTTTACATCTTTTATAGTCACTTCCTGTACTATGTTTCCTGATCTGTCTAATTTCATTACAGGTTGTTTTGGCTGATCACTTACTGCCCATAAATGATCGCCTACAGCTACCAATCCTGATATTTCTTTCAGCGATTTATCCAGTTCCTTTTTTACTTCAAGTTGTG
Coding sequences within it:
- a CDS encoding DUF2721 domain-containing protein — protein: MNEPARPVVSLSIRKLDKKSLPAVHLHRKQNHHYTLNSLSQTIAVLSAMISPVVLIMASGSLILTTSQRLSRSIERTRTLSDQMRDMIKESTVQIKPEGELAALFAQLKMATRRARLLQMAMTILYLTLFFFIATCISIGVVILTQTSYTWLPFLLGIVGVALLFLASMILIKESRLAISAVDMEMDQTLQFFRTMLPDLDKEEKLKWWRKLVPFYRERKEVRQNEM
- a CDS encoding TIGR03885 family FMN-dependent LLM class oxidoreductase, which translates into the protein MAIIGYHASHEQFAPSELLRLAVMAEQAGFGAINSSDHFHPWSERQGHSGYSFSWLGASMASTSLPHGVVCAPGQRNHVAIVAQAAATLSEMFPERFWMSVGSGEALNENITGDKWIMKAQRNERLKECVDIMRRLFAGEMVTHYGLVTVQQAKLYSLPKVPPLLIGAAVTDVTARWLGSWADGLITINHPLEQLKKVVEAFREGGGKGKPLYLKAQLSYARNEERALEEAYDQWRTNVLSSEVLDDLWQVKQYDALGEMVTREKVKELVKISSDPQQHIKWIQEYVDLGFEKIILHNVGKNQEEFIKDFGEHVLPKFK